From Camelus dromedarius isolate mCamDro1 chromosome 2, mCamDro1.pat, whole genome shotgun sequence, one genomic window encodes:
- the HACL1 gene encoding 2-hydroxyacyl-CoA lyase 1 isoform X2, whose translation MFGIVGIPVTEIALAAQELGIRYVGMRNEQAACYAASVIGYLTGRPGVCLVVSGPGLIHALGGMANANMNCWPLIVIGGSSERSQETMGAFQEFPQVEACRLYSKFSARPSIIEVIPSIIEKAVRSSIYGRPGACYVDIPADFVSLQVNVNSIKYVECCAPPPVCMAEASAVRLAASILRGARQPLVIVGKGAAYARAEEGIRRLVEQCRLPFLPTPMGKGVIPDNHPNSVAAARSRALQSADVIVLFGARLNWILHFGLPPRYQPDVKFIQVDICAEELGNNVRPAVTLLGDINAVTEQLLEQFDKTPWQYPPESKWWKTLREKMKSNEAVSKELASQNSLPMNYYTVFYHVQDQLPRDCFVVSEGANTMDIGRTVLQNYLPRHRLDAGTFGTMGVGLGFAIAAAIVAKDRSPGQRVICVEGDSAFGFSGMEVETICRYNLPIILLVVNNNGIYQGLDTDTWKEMLKSRDATTAAPPMCLLPHSHYEQVMTAFGGKGYFVQTPEELQKSLRQSLEDTTKPSLINIMIEPQAMRKAQDFHWLTSSKM comes from the exons ATGTTTGGCATCGTCGGCATCCCGGTGACTGAAATCGCCCTCGCCGCCCAGGAGCTGGGCATCAGATACGTCGGCATGAGGAATGAGCAGGCG GCTTGTTATGCTGCCTCCGTGATTGGATATCTGACAGGCAG GCCGGGAGTTTGCCTTGTTGTTTCTGGCCCAGGTCTCATCCATGCCTTGGGTGGAATGGCAAATGCAAACATGAACTGCTG GCCCTTGATTGTGATTGGTGGTTCCTCTGAAAGAAGTCAGGAAACAATGGGAGCCTTTCAGGAGTTTCCTCAG GTTGAAGCTTGTAGATTATATAGCAAGTTCTCTGCCCGGCCAAGTATCATAGAAGTTATTCCGTCTATTATCGAAAAG GCAGTGAGAAGCAGTATTTATGGTCGACCAGGTGCTTGCTATGTTGACATACCTGCAGATTTTGTCAGCCTCCAGGTGAATGTGAATTCTATAAA GTACGTGGAGTGCTGCGCGCCTCCTCCTGTCTGCATGGCGGAGGCCTCTGCTGTGCGTCTGGCCGCGTCCATCCTTCGGGGCGCCAGGCAGCCCCTTGTGATCGTCGGGAAAG GCGCTGCTTACGCCCGCGCCGAGGAGGGCATCAGGAGACTGGTGGAGCAGTGTCGGTTGCCATTTTTGCCCACCCCCATGGGAAAGGGCGTCATCCCAGACAACCATCCAAACTCTGTGGCCGCTGCCAGATCCAG gGCTTTGCAGTCTGCCGATGTAATTGTGTTATTTGGGGCCAGATTAAATTGGATTTTGCATTTTGGACTGCCTCCAAGATACCAGCCAGATGTGAAGTTTATCCAG GTTGACATCTGTGCAGAGGAGCTGGGAAATAATGTAAGGCCTGCCGTGACCTTGCTAGGAGACATAAATGCTGTCACTGAACAG cttttagaaCAATTTGATAAAACACCATGGCAATACCCTCCAGAGAGCAAGTGGTGGAAAACTCTGAGAGAAAAGATGAAGAGCAATGAAGCTGTATCCAAG GAATTAGCTTCCCAAAACTCCCTGCCTATGAATTATTACACAGTATTCTACCATGTTCAAGATCAGCTACCCAGAGACTGTTTTGTGGTGAGTGAAGGAGCAAACACTATGGATATTGGACGCACTGTGCTTCAGAACTACCTTCCTCGGCACAG GCTTGATGCTGGTACTTTTGGAACAATGGGAGTCGGTTTGGGGTTTGCCATTGCAGCTGCCATAGTGGCAAAAGATAGAAGCCCAGGGCAGCGGGTCATCTGTGTGGAAGGGGACAGTGCATTTGGGTTTTCCGGCATGGAAGTGGAAACCATCTGCAG GTACAACTTGCCAATCATACTTTTGGTGGTGAATAATAACGGAATTTACCAAGGTTTGGATACAGATACTTGGAAGGAAATGTTAAAATCTAGAGATGCTACTACAGC AGCCCCTCCGATGTGTCTTCTGCCACACTCACATTATGAGCAGGTCATGACTGCATTTGGAGGCAAAGGGTATTTTGTACAAACACCAGAAGAACTGCAGAAATCCCTGAGGCAGAGCCTGGAAGACACAACTAAACCCTCTCTCATCAACATCATGATTGAGCCACAGGCCATGCGGAAGGCCCAG gaCTTTCACTGGCTGACCAGCTCCAAAATGTGA
- the HACL1 gene encoding 2-hydroxyacyl-CoA lyase 1 isoform X1 yields MEDPGKGARGDWRKSVYLSPQLERRSGPRLPLLRRRLRLRLKRSVAQSRLRGAAPQLVSSGSGLLGDSVSACCRLRERLGRKMESNVAEHSAGSEGQVSGAKVIAQALKTQGVRYMFGIVGIPVTEIALAAQELGIRYVGMRNEQAACYAASVIGYLTGRPGVCLVVSGPGLIHALGGMANANMNCWPLIVIGGSSERSQETMGAFQEFPQVEACRLYSKFSARPSIIEVIPSIIEKAVRSSIYGRPGACYVDIPADFVSLQVNVNSIKYVECCAPPPVCMAEASAVRLAASILRGARQPLVIVGKGAAYARAEEGIRRLVEQCRLPFLPTPMGKGVIPDNHPNSVAAARSRALQSADVIVLFGARLNWILHFGLPPRYQPDVKFIQVDICAEELGNNVRPAVTLLGDINAVTEQLLEQFDKTPWQYPPESKWWKTLREKMKSNEAVSKELASQNSLPMNYYTVFYHVQDQLPRDCFVVSEGANTMDIGRTVLQNYLPRHRLDAGTFGTMGVGLGFAIAAAIVAKDRSPGQRVICVEGDSAFGFSGMEVETICRYNLPIILLVVNNNGIYQGLDTDTWKEMLKSRDATTAAPPMCLLPHSHYEQVMTAFGGKGYFVQTPEELQKSLRQSLEDTTKPSLINIMIEPQAMRKAQDFHWLTSSKM; encoded by the exons ATGGAGGACCCAGGAAAAGGGGCCCGTGGTGATTGGAGGAAGAGTGTTTACCTCTCACCTCAGCTCGAGCGCCGGTCGGGGccccgcctccccctcctccgccgccgcctccgTCTCCGTTTAAAGCGTTCGGTCGCCCAGTCCCGTCTCAGAGGAGCCGCCCCACAGCTGGTGTCTTCGGGGTCGGGCTTGCTGGGTGACTCCGTGTCCGCCTGCTGTCGACTGCGAGAGCGCCTCGGACGGAAGATGGAGAGTAACGTGGCAGAGCACAGCGCCGGGAGCGAGGGGCAGGTGTCCGGTGCGAAAGTCATCGCCCAGGCCCTGAAAACGCAG GGCGTGCGCTACATGTTTGGCATCGTCGGCATCCCGGTGACTGAAATCGCCCTCGCCGCCCAGGAGCTGGGCATCAGATACGTCGGCATGAGGAATGAGCAGGCG GCTTGTTATGCTGCCTCCGTGATTGGATATCTGACAGGCAG GCCGGGAGTTTGCCTTGTTGTTTCTGGCCCAGGTCTCATCCATGCCTTGGGTGGAATGGCAAATGCAAACATGAACTGCTG GCCCTTGATTGTGATTGGTGGTTCCTCTGAAAGAAGTCAGGAAACAATGGGAGCCTTTCAGGAGTTTCCTCAG GTTGAAGCTTGTAGATTATATAGCAAGTTCTCTGCCCGGCCAAGTATCATAGAAGTTATTCCGTCTATTATCGAAAAG GCAGTGAGAAGCAGTATTTATGGTCGACCAGGTGCTTGCTATGTTGACATACCTGCAGATTTTGTCAGCCTCCAGGTGAATGTGAATTCTATAAA GTACGTGGAGTGCTGCGCGCCTCCTCCTGTCTGCATGGCGGAGGCCTCTGCTGTGCGTCTGGCCGCGTCCATCCTTCGGGGCGCCAGGCAGCCCCTTGTGATCGTCGGGAAAG GCGCTGCTTACGCCCGCGCCGAGGAGGGCATCAGGAGACTGGTGGAGCAGTGTCGGTTGCCATTTTTGCCCACCCCCATGGGAAAGGGCGTCATCCCAGACAACCATCCAAACTCTGTGGCCGCTGCCAGATCCAG gGCTTTGCAGTCTGCCGATGTAATTGTGTTATTTGGGGCCAGATTAAATTGGATTTTGCATTTTGGACTGCCTCCAAGATACCAGCCAGATGTGAAGTTTATCCAG GTTGACATCTGTGCAGAGGAGCTGGGAAATAATGTAAGGCCTGCCGTGACCTTGCTAGGAGACATAAATGCTGTCACTGAACAG cttttagaaCAATTTGATAAAACACCATGGCAATACCCTCCAGAGAGCAAGTGGTGGAAAACTCTGAGAGAAAAGATGAAGAGCAATGAAGCTGTATCCAAG GAATTAGCTTCCCAAAACTCCCTGCCTATGAATTATTACACAGTATTCTACCATGTTCAAGATCAGCTACCCAGAGACTGTTTTGTGGTGAGTGAAGGAGCAAACACTATGGATATTGGACGCACTGTGCTTCAGAACTACCTTCCTCGGCACAG GCTTGATGCTGGTACTTTTGGAACAATGGGAGTCGGTTTGGGGTTTGCCATTGCAGCTGCCATAGTGGCAAAAGATAGAAGCCCAGGGCAGCGGGTCATCTGTGTGGAAGGGGACAGTGCATTTGGGTTTTCCGGCATGGAAGTGGAAACCATCTGCAG GTACAACTTGCCAATCATACTTTTGGTGGTGAATAATAACGGAATTTACCAAGGTTTGGATACAGATACTTGGAAGGAAATGTTAAAATCTAGAGATGCTACTACAGC AGCCCCTCCGATGTGTCTTCTGCCACACTCACATTATGAGCAGGTCATGACTGCATTTGGAGGCAAAGGGTATTTTGTACAAACACCAGAAGAACTGCAGAAATCCCTGAGGCAGAGCCTGGAAGACACAACTAAACCCTCTCTCATCAACATCATGATTGAGCCACAGGCCATGCGGAAGGCCCAG gaCTTTCACTGGCTGACCAGCTCCAAAATGTGA